A window of uncultured Draconibacterium sp. contains these coding sequences:
- a CDS encoding T9SS type A sorting domain-containing protein — MKQLFILVLASTLFLTSKAQVTLDRTYNYSTTVVKLETNGYKYYLMDVPNAQCRIYNLDHSLFKTINCSVPNNFYLADIKYVSEKLFDNDSGIELVYTYYKYNNSAQYYEYDSKIINEDGSAITTIDGARYVYVNQTEANTYKVFAYCYDYSVFPEIIWTNIYSLPGEPVSAFAGPETTKNNFVNVFPNPATNTVKVAYKLPENINEGTLYLIDNSGNTVNQYIVDTHTDHLSISVNELASGVYHYFIAYNNTKTDSKKLVVR, encoded by the coding sequence ATGAAACAACTATTCATTTTGGTGCTGGCAAGCACACTGTTTCTGACCTCAAAAGCTCAGGTAACGCTCGATCGCACTTACAACTACTCAACCACCGTGGTAAAACTCGAAACAAACGGCTATAAATATTATTTAATGGATGTGCCCAATGCACAGTGCCGCATTTATAATTTAGACCATTCGCTATTTAAAACCATAAACTGCAGCGTTCCGAATAACTTTTATCTGGCTGATATAAAATACGTTTCGGAAAAACTCTTTGACAACGACTCGGGAATTGAACTGGTTTACACCTACTACAAGTACAACAATTCGGCACAGTATTACGAATACGACAGTAAAATTATTAACGAAGATGGTTCAGCCATAACAACCATTGACGGTGCCCGGTATGTTTACGTAAACCAAACAGAAGCAAATACATACAAAGTGTTTGCCTATTGTTACGATTATTCTGTTTTCCCGGAAATTATCTGGACCAATATTTACAGTTTGCCGGGTGAACCGGTTTCTGCCTTTGCCGGCCCCGAAACAACCAAAAATAATTTTGTCAATGTATTTCCAAATCCTGCAACAAACACGGTAAAAGTAGCTTACAAACTTCCGGAAAATATAAATGAAGGAACATTGTATTTAATCGATAACAGCGGAAACACAGTTAACCAGTACATTGTAGATACTCACACCGATCATTTATCAATCAGTGTTAATGAGCTGGCCAGTGGGGTTTATCATTATTTTATTGCGTACAATAACACCAAAACCGATTCTAAAAAATTGGTAGTCCGGTAA
- a CDS encoding DUF2202 domain-containing protein, with amino-acid sequence MKFRNLFFILSVLAFYCIVSACSNIAPNEALETNEKSGNASSQVDLSDDEIEGIVFMREEEKLARDVYLQLGDLFPHNTFENIAESEQSHTDAILRLINFYTLDDPALGNDIGEFENEELQQLHDFLMALGSMELDSALVVGAIIEETDILDIQELKDLTDVKNIDQVYGNLLDGSENHLRAFVLALSNEGINYIPRFLDQERFDEIIGNN; translated from the coding sequence ATGAAATTTAGAAACCTGTTTTTTATCCTTAGCGTACTGGCATTTTATTGCATTGTGTCAGCGTGTTCCAACATTGCTCCTAACGAGGCATTGGAAACAAATGAAAAAAGTGGAAACGCCAGCTCGCAAGTTGATCTCTCCGACGATGAAATTGAAGGAATAGTATTTATGCGGGAAGAAGAAAAATTGGCTCGCGATGTGTATTTGCAGTTGGGTGATTTATTTCCTCACAACACTTTTGAAAATATTGCAGAGAGTGAACAAAGTCATACAGATGCAATATTGAGACTAATTAATTTTTACACCCTCGATGATCCGGCTTTAGGGAACGACATTGGTGAATTTGAAAATGAAGAATTGCAACAGTTGCACGATTTTTTAATGGCACTTGGAAGTATGGAATTAGATTCTGCATTGGTGGTTGGCGCTATAATTGAGGAAACTGATATTCTTGATATTCAGGAATTAAAGGATTTAACCGACGTGAAAAATATCGATCAGGTGTATGGCAACTTGCTCGACGGATCTGAAAATCACTTGCGGGCATTCGTACTTGCACTTTCAAATGAAGGCATAAATTACATTCCCAGGTTTCTGGACCAGGAAAGATTTGACGAAATTATTGGTAATAATTAA
- a CDS encoding DUF2202 domain-containing protein, whose protein sequence is MKTVFFFFLMAVTILPKLVECNELSDAQKQGLQLMREEEKLAHDVYLVLYEKWELPVFRNISNSESRHFDAVGYLLETYDVKDIAFSEPGKFQNQDIAALYETLVTKGAKSLQDALEVGAYIEEVDIKDLQEQLDLNPDETIAVVFGNLLRASGNHLRAFTGQLSSRYGEYTPVVLSSEVYATIVDSQFECGNRGNCVVPQGNCNNQQVNKQKRMRNRGNRNRCSNN, encoded by the coding sequence ATGAAAACAGTATTCTTTTTCTTTCTGATGGCAGTTACAATTCTACCGAAGTTGGTTGAATGCAATGAATTAAGTGATGCACAAAAACAAGGTTTGCAACTAATGCGCGAAGAAGAAAAACTGGCCCACGATGTGTATTTGGTGCTATATGAAAAATGGGAACTCCCGGTTTTTCGGAATATTTCCAATAGCGAAAGTCGCCATTTCGATGCCGTAGGATATTTACTTGAAACTTATGACGTAAAAGACATCGCATTCTCTGAACCCGGGAAATTTCAAAATCAGGATATTGCTGCATTGTACGAAACGCTGGTTACCAAAGGTGCCAAATCGTTGCAGGATGCACTGGAGGTTGGTGCCTACATTGAGGAGGTTGATATTAAAGATTTACAGGAGCAGTTAGATTTAAATCCGGATGAGACCATTGCAGTGGTATTTGGAAATTTATTGCGGGCATCGGGAAATCATTTAAGAGCATTTACAGGGCAATTGTCATCCAGGTATGGAGAATATACGCCTGTTGTTCTGTCTTCTGAAGTGTATGCAACTATTGTCGATTCTCAATTTGAATGCGGAAACCGTGGAAATTGTGTGGTTCCGCAAGGCAATTGTAACAACCAGCAAGTCAACAAACAAAAACGTATGCGAAACCGCGGCAACAGGAATCGGTGCTCTAACAATTAA
- a CDS encoding acyltransferase, translated as MKRYPLPDLLKGFAVFLIVPVHIIETFIDYPGRESLFGKVLLLLGGPVGVPVFMMVMGYFIAKSKKKPWQNVIRGIKVFVLGLLLNIGLNANLLIKIKYAGWQINPWEYIWGVDIFYLAGLSIVVLALLKSLKRGKTLVAFVLAFLVLIFTAPMNAFLMVTERSYLLPFIAGTYSWAYFPLFPWLAYPLFGFAFFYSEETIVRFYSAHKLIRIAILAVAGFFVVLFGQWGIRTTINLPDYYHHTFWFAMWGMAVIVLWVVFLRFLVQKYPTSIIGNFLKWLGKNITQFYVIQWLIIGNIATAIYQTQSINTYIYWFSGIFAVTILLTWLLEKANIKLAR; from the coding sequence ATGAAACGATATCCACTTCCTGATTTGCTAAAAGGATTTGCAGTTTTCCTGATTGTTCCGGTACATATTATTGAAACATTTATTGATTATCCGGGAAGAGAAAGTCTGTTTGGGAAAGTTTTGCTTCTTTTGGGTGGGCCGGTTGGTGTGCCGGTTTTTATGATGGTAATGGGTTATTTTATTGCCAAAAGCAAAAAGAAACCATGGCAAAATGTAATTCGGGGAATTAAGGTTTTTGTGCTCGGATTGTTGCTGAATATTGGACTGAATGCCAATTTGTTGATCAAGATAAAATATGCAGGGTGGCAAATAAATCCATGGGAATACATTTGGGGCGTTGATATATTTTATCTGGCAGGGCTTAGTATTGTTGTTTTGGCTTTATTAAAAAGCCTGAAAAGAGGAAAGACTCTTGTTGCGTTTGTTCTCGCATTTCTGGTTTTAATTTTTACTGCTCCAATGAATGCGTTTCTGATGGTTACCGAGCGCAGTTATCTTTTGCCATTTATAGCTGGAACTTATTCGTGGGCATATTTCCCTTTGTTCCCCTGGCTGGCTTATCCATTATTTGGTTTCGCCTTTTTTTATTCAGAAGAAACCATTGTTCGATTTTATTCAGCGCACAAATTAATACGAATAGCAATTTTAGCTGTTGCCGGTTTTTTTGTGGTGTTATTTGGGCAATGGGGAATACGCACAACCATTAACTTGCCCGATTATTATCATCACACATTTTGGTTTGCGATGTGGGGAATGGCAGTAATTGTATTGTGGGTTGTTTTTCTTCGGTTCCTGGTGCAAAAATACCCGACCAGCATTATTGGTAATTTTTTAAAATGGCTGGGAAAAAACATCACTCAGTTTTATGTAATACAGTGGTTAATAATTGGAAATATTGCAACTGCCATCTATCAAACCCAAAGTATAAATACATATATATACTGGTTTAGCGGAATATTTGCAGTTACAATTTTGCTTACCTGGTTACTCGAAAAAGCAAACATTAAACTCGCTCGATAA